Genomic DNA from Streptomyces sp. PCS3-D2:
TCGCGGGCGGCACGGTGTGGGTAGCGGGGGTGATGGAGGTCTTCTCGGTCACGCTGTCTCCTGTACTCCTGAACAGTCCCTGCTGATGGCACCGGCGGTGCGCAGCACCTGCGGCAGCAGTGCGAGCAGCCCTTCCGCCGGGAGGACCACCGCGGGCGCGGAGACGGACAGCGCGGCGACGACGCGCCCGCCGGGACCGTGCACCGGCGCGCCCAGGCAGTTGATCGACTCCTCGTGGCCGCCGAGGTCGGTGGCCCAGCCCTGTTCCCGTACGAGGTCCAGCTCGCGCAGGAACGCCTCGGCGTCCGGGGTGGAGCGGGCGGTGTAGCGGGGGTAGTCGATGCGGTGGGCCAGGGCCCGGCGTTCGGCCTCGGGGAGGTCGGCCAGGAGCAGCTTGGCGACGGCCGCGACGGTGAGGGGGACGGGCCGGCCGATGCGGGAGTACATGCGCACCGGGTAGCGGCTGTCGACCTTGTCGACGTACACGACCTCGTCGTCCTGGTGCAGGGCGAGGTGGACGGTGTGCCCGGTGACCCGGTTCAACTCGGCCAGGTGGGGGCGGGCGACCTCGCGGACGTCGAGGTTCTCGATGGCCTCGGCGGCGAGCGCGAAGAGGCGCGCACCGAGGCGGTAGCGGCCGTCGGGGCAGCGGGAGACGAACCCGTGCCGGTTCAGGGTGCGCAGCAGGCGCAGCGCGGTGCTCTTGTGCACGCCGAGTTCGCCGGCCACGTCGCCGAGTCCGGCGGGCCCCTGGGCGAGCAGCGGCAGGATGCCGAGCGCCCTCTCGACCGACTGGCTCATCGCTCGCCCCTTCCCGCGGTCGCCGCGCCGCCGACTGCGGCGGCGCACCGGGCAGCGTTGACCCGCCGTCACCCGGGATGTTAGACAGCGTGCAGCGGTCCACGCAATGATCGTTGCAGCTTGTGCAACACACCCCCGGGAGGCACCCGCATGGCCAGCGCCAGCGACCCCGTCACGGCCCTCGCCGACGAGCCGGCGGACCACCGGTTCAAGGGGCTTCCCCCGGACGCCCAGGCCGACGGGCTGACCGTCGGGGAGCTCGCCGCCCAGCGCCGGGACCTGCACACCGGTGGGTTCACCACACCCGTCCTGACTCTCGACGCGGACGCGCTGGAACACAACCTCGCCGCCCTCGGCACCTATGCCGCCCGCCACGGCCTCGCCTTCGCGCCGCACGGCAAGACCTGCATGGCCCCGCAGCTCTTCCGGCGCCAGCTGGACCACGGCGCGTGGGGCATCACCGTCGCCATGCCCCACCAGGCCCGCGTCTGCCGCGCCTTCGGTATCCGGACGATCTTCCTGGCCAATGAGCTGGTCGACGCTCCGGCCCTCCGCTGGGTCGCCGACGAGCTCGCCTCCGACCCCGACTTCCGGTTCGTCTGCTACGTCGACTCCGTCCGCGGGGTCGAGCTGATGGACGCCGCCCTGCAGGGCCACGACGCCACCCTCGACGTCGTCCTCGAACTCGGCGCCGGCGCCGAGGGCCGCACGGGGATCCGCACCGACGCCGAATGCCGGGCCGTCGCCGAGGCCGTCGCCGCGTCGCCCGCCCTGCGCCTGGCGGGGGTGGCCGGCTACGAGGCCACCATCCCCGGCGCCGACGCCGACAGCGTCCGCGCCTGGCTGCGCCGGCTCACCGCGCTCGCCGCCGATCTCGACAAGCAGGGCCTCTTCACCGGCACCGGCCTGGACGAGGTCATCGTCAGCGCCGGCGGCAGCGAATGGTTCGATGCCGTCGCCGAGGTCTTCACCGAGATCCCGCAGCTGTCGCTGCCCGTCCTGCCGCTGCTGCGCTCCGGCGCGTACGTCTCCCACGACCACGGCTGGTACTCGGGCCTGACCCCCTTCAACCGCGTGCCCGAGGAGGGCGGCCTGCTCCCCGCCTTCCGGCTGTGGACCCAGGTGGTCTCCCGCCCCACACCCGGCCAGGCCTTCGTCAACGCCGGAAAACGCGACATCGCCTACGACCTCGGCCTGCCCGCAGTGCTCGCCGTGCGCAGCGCCCGTGACGGCGTCGAGCGCGCCGCGACCGGAATCCGGGTGACCAAGCTGTCCGACCAGCACGCCTGGATCGAGACGGACGCCGACGCCACCCCGCTGGAGGTCGGCGACCGGATCTCCCTCGGCATGGCCCACCCCTGCACCATCTTCGAGAAGTGGCCGCTGATCCCGGTCGTGGAGGCCGACGGCACCGCCACCGACTTCGTCCGCACCTTCTTCTAGGCAGCAGCCGGTGGACCTGGTCATCCGGGGCGCCCGCGTCGTCGACGGCACCGGCGGCCCCTCGTACACCGCCGACGTCGGCGTCCACGAGGGGCGGATCGCCGCCGTCGGCAGGCTCCCCGGGGGCCGTGAGACCGTCGACGGGCACGGTCTCGCCCTGGCCCCCGGCTTCGTGGACATGCACGCCCACAGCGACCTCGCCCTGCTCCGCGACCCGGACCACAGCGCGAAGGCCGCCCAGGGCGTGACCCTCGAAGTCCTCGGCCAGGACGGCCTGTCGTACGCGCCCGTCGACGACCGGACCCTCGCCGGGGTGCGGGCCGCGATCGCCGGCTGGAACGGCCCCGGCGACGACGTCGACGTCACGTGGCGCACCGTCGGCGAGTACCTCGACCGGCTGGACCGCGGCTTCGGCGGCGAGGGCATCGCCGTGAACGCCGCCTACCTCGTCCCCCAGGGCACCGTCCGCGCCCAGGTCGTCGGCTGGGGCGACCGCCCGGCGACCCCGGCCGAACTCGACCGGATGCGCGCCCTCGTCGCCGACGGTCTCGCCCAGGGCGCGGTGGGCATGTCCTCCGGGCTCACCTACACCCCCGGCATGTACGCCTCCGGCGCCGAACTGACCGCACTGTGCACGGTGGTGGCCCGGTACGGCGGCTACTACTGCCCCCACCACCGCAGTTACGGCCGGCGCGCCCTCGCCGCCTACGCCGAGATGGTCGACCTGGCCCGGGAGGCCGGCTGCGCCCTGCACCTGGCACACGCCACCCTGAACTTCGACGAGAACGAGGGCCGCGCCCCCGCACTGCTCGCCCTCCTCGACGCGGCCCTGGACGGGGGCGCCGACATCACCCTGGACAGCTACCCGTACACCCCCGGCTGCACCACCCTCGTCGCCCTGCTGCCCAGTTGGGCCAACGAGGGCGGCCCGGAGGCGGTCCTCGCCCGGCTGCGCGACGACGGCACGGCCGAGCGGATCCGCCACGCCCTGGAGCACGAGGGCTCCGACGGCTGCCACGGGGTCCCCGTCGACTGGTCGGCCGTCGAGATCTCGGGCGTCGCCGATCCCGCGTACGCCGCCCATGTCGGCACCCGCGTGGACGGCTGGGACACCGCCCGCCGGCTGCTGATCGGCGACCGGCTCGCGCCCACGGTCCTCCAGCACGTGGGCCATGAGGAGAACGTCCGGGCGATCATGCGCCACCGCGCCCACACCGGCGGCTCCGACGGCATCCTGCAGGGCGCGAAGCCCCACCCCCGGGCCTACGGCACCTTCCCGCACTACCTCGGCCGTTACGTCCGCGAGCTCGGCCTGCTCTCGCTGGAGGAGTGCGTGGCGCACCTGTCCGGCCGACCCGCCGCCCGGCTGCGCCTGCCCGACCGGGGCCTGGTCCGGGTGGGGCACCGCGCCGACCTCGTCCTCTTCGACCCGGACACGGTCGCGGCCGGATCCACCTACGAGCGGCCCCGTGCGCTGCCCACGGGCATCCCGCACGTCCTGATCGGCGGACGGTTCGTCATGCGCGACGGGCACCGGACCCAGGTGCTGGCCGGGCGGTCGATGCGGCGCACCGACCACGCCTCCCGGTAGGGGCGCAGCCTACGATGTCGCCATGGTCGCCTTCGCCCTCACCGCCCTGCTGTTCCTGGCGTTCTGTATAAGCGTCAGGCAGGACAGGCGCCGCTTCAGCAACGCCGTGCTCCTGGGGCTGACCCTCCTGACCGCCTGCTCGGCCCTCTTCCTCCAGGTGGCCAAACTTCCCTTCTGGGCGGCCGTCACGATCGCCGTGGTCACCTTCGCCTCACCGGCGTTCGGCATCCTGGCCCTGGGTGTCCTCCTCGTCCGCAACGGCATGACGATGGTCCGCAAGGAGGGCTTCCGCCCGGCCAACCTGCTGTCCATGCTGGCCGGTCTCGCGATCTTCGCGCTGATCGCGCTGCTGGTCCTCGTCGTCGTGGTCGGCTCTCCCGTCCTGGGCGGCATCGCCGGAACCCTCACCGTCGTCGCCGGCTACGTCTCCTTCGTCTTCTTCTGCTTCCTCGGCTACGCCTTCCTCTACGGCCGGATCAAGGTGCGCGGCGACGTGGACCACGTGGTCATGCTGGGTTCGGGCCTCGTCGGCGGGGACCGCGTCCCACCGCTGCTGGCCTCGCGCCTGCGCAAGGGCCGGCAGATCTACGAGGTCCAGCTGGCCCGGAGCGGCCGGCCGCCGGTGCTGCTCGTCTCGGGCGGCAAGGGCTCCGACGAGAAGGTCGCGGAGGCCCGGGCGATGGCGGACTGGCTGATCGCCGAGGGCGTGCCGGCGGAGCACATCGTGCTGGAGGACCGGTCCACC
This window encodes:
- a CDS encoding IclR family transcriptional regulator encodes the protein MSQSVERALGILPLLAQGPAGLGDVAGELGVHKSTALRLLRTLNRHGFVSRCPDGRYRLGARLFALAAEAIENLDVREVARPHLAELNRVTGHTVHLALHQDDEVVYVDKVDSRYPVRMYSRIGRPVPLTVAAVAKLLLADLPEAERRALAHRIDYPRYTARSTPDAEAFLRELDLVREQGWATDLGGHEESINCLGAPVHGPGGRVVAALSVSAPAVVLPAEGLLALLPQVLRTAGAISRDCSGVQETA
- a CDS encoding amino acid deaminase; translation: MASASDPVTALADEPADHRFKGLPPDAQADGLTVGELAAQRRDLHTGGFTTPVLTLDADALEHNLAALGTYAARHGLAFAPHGKTCMAPQLFRRQLDHGAWGITVAMPHQARVCRAFGIRTIFLANELVDAPALRWVADELASDPDFRFVCYVDSVRGVELMDAALQGHDATLDVVLELGAGAEGRTGIRTDAECRAVAEAVAASPALRLAGVAGYEATIPGADADSVRAWLRRLTALAADLDKQGLFTGTGLDEVIVSAGGSEWFDAVAEVFTEIPQLSLPVLPLLRSGAYVSHDHGWYSGLTPFNRVPEEGGLLPAFRLWTQVVSRPTPGQAFVNAGKRDIAYDLGLPAVLAVRSARDGVERAATGIRVTKLSDQHAWIETDADATPLEVGDRISLGMAHPCTIFEKWPLIPVVEADGTATDFVRTFF
- a CDS encoding amidohydrolase family protein; this encodes MDLVIRGARVVDGTGGPSYTADVGVHEGRIAAVGRLPGGRETVDGHGLALAPGFVDMHAHSDLALLRDPDHSAKAAQGVTLEVLGQDGLSYAPVDDRTLAGVRAAIAGWNGPGDDVDVTWRTVGEYLDRLDRGFGGEGIAVNAAYLVPQGTVRAQVVGWGDRPATPAELDRMRALVADGLAQGAVGMSSGLTYTPGMYASGAELTALCTVVARYGGYYCPHHRSYGRRALAAYAEMVDLAREAGCALHLAHATLNFDENEGRAPALLALLDAALDGGADITLDSYPYTPGCTTLVALLPSWANEGGPEAVLARLRDDGTAERIRHALEHEGSDGCHGVPVDWSAVEISGVADPAYAAHVGTRVDGWDTARRLLIGDRLAPTVLQHVGHEENVRAIMRHRAHTGGSDGILQGAKPHPRAYGTFPHYLGRYVRELGLLSLEECVAHLSGRPAARLRLPDRGLVRVGHRADLVLFDPDTVAAGSTYERPRALPTGIPHVLIGGRFVMRDGHRTQVLAGRSMRRTDHASR
- a CDS encoding YdcF family protein is translated as MVAFALTALLFLAFCISVRQDRRRFSNAVLLGLTLLTACSALFLQVAKLPFWAAVTIAVVTFASPAFGILALGVLLVRNGMTMVRKEGFRPANLLSMLAGLAIFALIALLVLVVVVGSPVLGGIAGTLTVVAGYVSFVFFCFLGYAFLYGRIKVRGDVDHVVMLGSGLVGGDRVPPLLASRLRKGRQIYEVQLARSGRPPVLLVSGGKGSDEKVAEARAMADWLIAEGVPAEHIVLEDRSTTTEENMLFSRQIMEAHDPAYRCVVVTNNFHAFRAAMTARKTGVNGQVLGSPTAKYYWPSATIREFVAVFWEHRAVNLSICGLLAVFGALGTLAAVLV